One genomic segment of Rhizobium gallicum bv. gallicum R602sp includes these proteins:
- a CDS encoding Lrp/AsnC family transcriptional regulator — protein MTANEASRLDSIDQRLLDALAQNARISLKELAQVANLSSPSAAERLRRLEERGIVTAFTIDIDPAALGYPLQAIVRVRPLPGQLHVVERIIQETPEFIECDKVTGDDCFIARLVVRSMGELDGILDKVAERAETNTSMIKASPVKRRLPPLSSR, from the coding sequence ACGAAGCATCTCGCCTGGACAGCATCGACCAGCGTCTCCTCGATGCGCTGGCGCAGAACGCGCGCATCTCGCTAAAAGAGCTGGCGCAGGTGGCCAACCTCTCCTCGCCAAGCGCGGCGGAACGGTTGCGAAGGCTGGAGGAGCGCGGCATCGTCACGGCCTTCACGATCGATATCGATCCGGCTGCGCTCGGCTATCCGCTACAGGCAATCGTCCGCGTCCGGCCGTTGCCGGGACAGTTGCATGTCGTCGAGCGCATCATCCAGGAGACACCGGAATTCATCGAATGCGACAAGGTAACCGGCGACGATTGCTTTATCGCCCGCCTCGTCGTCCGCTCGATGGGAGAACTCGACGGTATTCTGGACAAGGTGGCCGAAAGGGCTGAGACCAACACCTCGATGATCAAGGCTTCCCCCGTCAAACGGCGCCTGCCGCCGCTTTCGAGCCGCTGA